The Mastomys coucha isolate ucsf_1 unplaced genomic scaffold, UCSF_Mcou_1 pScaffold20, whole genome shotgun sequence nucleotide sequence TGCATGGAAAATTACTAGAAGGAAGTGCCAGGGGGCTGGGAGGTTCCCTCAGACTAACCTAACAGCATTCTTGCTGAAGATGGTGTGGATGATCAGACGTCATGTTCATGTGCGAGATGGTGCAGGTGGTGGAACCAGATCTGAATAAAGCATGATGGGTTAGGGATTATGGGGACTTGCAGCTGAACTGACTTTTCAAGGATCTTTGGCAGAAACCGGATTTGACAAGGGAGTACATAGAATGGTCCAGAAAGTTCGAATGGCGTGATGGGGTTTAGCCAGAGTCTTTGCACCTTTGTAAGGTGCCAggctatggtttttttttttaaacatttatttatttgtttgtgtatgtgtgtgtgtgcacatgccacggTGTGCATACAGTTAACATCAGAGCCCTGCAGTGACTTGGAGTGGAGGAAAAAAACACATGCTTTTGAGTTCTGGCCTAATTTCTCATTTGGTAACGCAGAACTGAAAACAGTGAAGCTGTGGGCTCAGTCTGTCTTGTTCCTGAGCTTGGGTTTAGGGCAGACTATTCATCAATTCCTGAGTCACAGGCTGGGCTGCCCCTAGCAGGGtggcagggttgggggtgggggaggatgtgGACACACCCCATGGAGTTCCCTCCCTTCGGGAAGTGTCATGCTGAAAAAATTCCTTCCTCTGTTTAGGAGGttcatcatgaaactgaaaggggTGATTCCCCTTGGCGCATCCTTCCCCAGGGCTCTGTCTCCTGCTCTTCCCTACTCTGACCCAGCCACTGAGAATCTCTTCAGGTCCTACAGAGCAGTCTGTAGCATTCGCTTTGAACTTGAGTGGAAAGCATGCCCACTGAATTAAATGCCGATGACATATGCTCTCTGCCTTTTaagccttaaaacaaacaacaaaacaaaacgaaaaaataGGCCTGAGACATAGCTCAGTGTACAGTAAGGGAGCGCTTGTAGCTAATTAAGGGGGGCTGCCTGCATTTgacccccagaactcacatggtcaAAGGAAAAGCCAAcctttttttcacatttatttatgtgtttacttatttattactttagtgtgtgtacatgtacactcaagcacacatgcatgtaccacaGAACATGTGGATGTCAAAAGAGAAGCCAGCTCCTGACAGGAACAAATAAAAGGGAGGGTGAATTGTTATGATTACGTTTTTCTGAAGTTATAAAACAAGGCTGGTACATCTAACAGAACCAGACAATAGCTTGCCTTTTGCATTCTCTCTTTACTacaatttctttttcaagacagggtttctctgtgtagtcctggctgtcctggaactcactgtgtaaaccaggctggcctcgaactcagaaatccacctgcctctgcctcccaagtgctaggattaaaggtgtgcgcgcTTTACTACAATTTCTTTTACCTGGGAAATATTTTCTCTTGATTTCCAAAACGAAGGTGGCATTTGTCATTCTGGAAGATGCTGAGAACATAAGGGGATAGGTGATACCCAGAACAAGTGCAGTTCCCCTGGGAGAGAGTTGGTGGGGAAGGAGAGCATCCtaggaaggttttgtttttagtttgacttaaagaataaaagattctGCTTAAGGGTCCCcatgttccttctctctccctcttcctggctagcctggctggccttgaatttggctggccttgaatttgcagagatccacctgcctctgcttctgagtgctagggttaaaggccccagttctctctcttctcacagGGTCCCAGGGATCCCAGGCTGGTATCAGTTTCTTTGATGATGATCTTGAGCCCTTgctttggcctcccaagtgctgggattagaggcatgagaagtcatgcccagtttatgcaggactaggggttgaacccaggacttcatgcgtgcaaggcaagcactctgctagctgagccacatctccagtccttcctccactgtttaattaagattttaaaaaatgatttgtttatttttattttatgtacaggtattttgcctgcatgtgtgtctgtgttaagttacagacagttgtcagctgccatgtggttgctgggaattgaactctggtcctctgaaagagcagccagtgctcttaaccactgagccatctctccagccccaagatttttttttttaatattaaaataaagtttttgagctgggcagtggtggtgcatacctttaatcccagcacttgggaggcagaggctggtggatttctgagttcaaggccagcctggtctaaagagtgagttccaagacagcctggactacacagagaaaccctgtcttgaaaaaccaaaataaataaaaaataaataaaatgtttgttaatATGGGTGCTTGGGTATCTAGATGCTTCTGTATGTGGGTGAATGTGGGCTGTGAGGACCACCGTGTGGCGGCTGCTCCCTCCCTTCACCTTtactgggttctggggatcgaactcagttTATCAGACTTGCACAGTTAGCGCCTTTGCCCACAGAGCTGGGTCACTggccccttcttttcttctctttcttttttaaagaatatttatttatttattttatatgagtacactgtagctgtcttcagacataccagaagaggcattggatcccattacagatgtgagtcaccatgtggttgctgggaattgaacacagagTTCAattgaccactgaaccatctcttcagcaccccccaccccttgtttttcttcctttctttttcttttgagacagtgtgtctTATAGCCTAGGATGTctttgaatttactatgtagctaaggatagcTCTGAGTTTCTGATTCTGCTTCTGCCCCTGGAATGCCGGTATGGCAGGTATGCAATACTATGCctggtattttttgttgttttaagacagggtttcggggtggagagatggctcagtggttaagagcactgactgctcttccagaggtcctgagttcaaatcccaacaaccacttggtggctcacaaacatccgtaatgatatctgatgccctcttctggggtgtctgaagacagctacagtgtacttacatataataagtaagtaaatcttcaaaaaaaaaaaaaaaaaggatggggtTTCATGTGACTCAGGCTATCCTGGAGGCTGGATGTGTTTGAGCTTCTGCACCATGTGCCTCCAACTCCTAagggctggggttacagctcTGTGTGCTGTCATAAGTGGCCTTttcttttatgtggattctgaggattcgaactctggtcctcacacctGCCATGCAAGGGCTTTTTACCTACTGAGCGTTGCCTCAGCCCCAGGCCACGCTTAGCTTCCTACAGACTGAGAGGACAACCTAAGGCTACCTAAAAAACTTGACTACCAGATCACTGGAGAGCTGTTGTTAGGACCCTTGGGACGATCATGGCTTCTCTTTTCAGGTCTGAAAACAGCATGTACACACCCATCCCTCAGAGGTAGGCAGTGTGCCCCACCTTGGCTTCTCCCACCTCTACTTCCAAGggctgcccctccctcctccctgctctcacTATACCCAGACCTCAGTCTCTAGGCCTGCTCAAGTCTCTGTGCTTGAGCCCACTCCTCATGGGGTCTACTAGCAGCCATTTCTTCCCACAGTGGCTCTCCATTCCCAGCCTCAGTTCAAGACCCAGGCCTACATATATGGCGTGTGGAGAAGCTGAAGCCGGTGCCCATAGCACGAGACAACCATGGCGTCTTTTTCTCTGGGGATTCCTACCTAGTGCTTCACAATGGCCCAGAAGAGGCCTCCCATCTGCACCTGTGGATAGGTACAGGGGTTGGAATGGTGTGGGTTTGGCTAGGGCAgggatggaggtggtggtggattTTAGGGACTTTGTCTCTCCCCTCCCATTCTCCCTAGGCCAGCAGTCATCCCGAGATGAGCAGGGGGCCTGTGCTGTGCTGGCTGTGCATCTCAACACCCTGCTGGGGGAGCGGCCAGTGCAGCACCGTGAGGTTCAAGGGAATGAGTCCGACCTCTTCATGAGCTACTTCCCACGAGGCCTGAAGTACCGGGTGAGCTCCACCTCCAAGTCCTCATTGCCTGGGCTTCTCTCCCAACCAACTTGTGTCTCTGGCTGGATTTTGTCCTGTGGAAAGCCTGGACACACTTGGGGATTGGTCTCCACTTGCGTCTCCCAGAGCAATGAGTGGTAGAGGGCTCAGGGTTGCCTAAGGAGGCCACTCAGGCCAGTCTTCTGGGCTGCAGGAAGGTGGTGTGGAGTCGGCATTTCACAAGACAACCTCGGGCGCCACCCCAGCAGCCATCAGGAAGCTCTACCAGGTTAAAGGGAAGAAGAACATCCGTGCGACGGAGAGGGCTCTGAGCTGGGACAGCTTCAACACGGGGGACTGCTTCATCCTGGACCTGGGTCAGGTGGGTGTGGCCGAGATGACAGGttgggaggctggggaggaagaGCTGAGGTGCTAGGACCATGTTCTGGCCACCTAGCCCATCCATGAGAAGATATACCCATCCAGTCAGCACTTAGGGGTCCACGGGGCTTATTCCCCAGCCACACAGACAGTGCAGTCCTCAGATGCTCCAGCTTCATAGGTACAGCGGTCTCATTCCTGTACGTAACTTGGTGCTTCCTCCTGTACGGATTCAGGCATGTCCAACCTGTGGCCCTTGGTTGCATGTAGCCCAGGGTATACTTTATATAAATGTGACTCAACAGAAagctttaaactttttaaaaaaacatgtttaatttctttttttttttctttttttttttttggagttttgagacagggtttctctgtgtagccctggctgtcctggaactcactctgtagaccaggctggccttgaactcagaaatccacctgcctctgcctcccaagtgctgggattaaaggtgtgtgccaccactgcctggcttcttttttaatttttaaaaaagatgtatttatttattatatataagtacactatagctgtcttcaggcacaccagaagagggcatcagattccattacagatggttgtaagccaccatgtggttgctgggatttgaattcaggaccttaggaagagcagtcagtgctcttaactgctgagccatttctccagccccttaatttttttgaaaaatgtttttaaatttgattatattttaaaaaattatatgttgTTCGTGtctgtggtgggggaggggggaaagtacatgtgaatgcagatatcagcagaggccagaagatggcgccagagttggagttacaagcagttgtaaactgcccattgtgggtgctcagaacagaattcaggtcctcttaGAAGAGCAgtttatactcttttttttttttttttttaaagatttatttattttattatatataagtacactgtagctagctgtcttcagggtgtcagatctcattacagatggttgtgagccaccatgtggttgctgggatttgaactcaggaccttcagaagagcagtcagtgctcttaaccgctgagctatctctccagccccagtttatACTCTTGaccactgggccacctctccagcctcaggagataatttataaacaagataaaaaaggtaaaatatatGGTGGTCAGTGATATGGAGGAAAAACACATGATGCAGAGATGGCATTAGGGCAAGAAGCATtctaaggttttgttttctttatgtgtatgaatgttttgcttgcatgtatatatgggtaCTACATATGTGCCCAGTGCCCTTGAAATTCagagatggcattggatccctgaAAGTGGagctataggcagttgtgagctactttgtgggttctgggaattgaacctgggtctctaggaagagcagagcagagagtgcTTTTAACCCTTGAGTCGTTTCTTCAGCCCAGAAAGTGACGTCTtgggattttatatttttttttttttgagagagagacagaaagagagagagagacagagagacagagagacagaggggggagagacagagagacagagacagtctcattgtgtagccctggctgtcctggaacccattaTGTAGACCAGCTCTCAAACAaagacatctacctgcctctgcctcttgagtactgaaGCCTGGGCCATCACTCCCGGCATGGTTGTCTGCCTGTGGGGACAGTGTCCCAGTGGTGGGCAGGACAAAGACAGCTGGCTGTGATGAACCTGTCTGGCTTCTTTGCAGAACATCTTTGCCTGGTGTGGTGCAAAGTCCAACATCCTGGAGCGCAACAAGGCGAGGGACCTGGCCCTGGCCATCAGGGACAGCGAGAGGCAGGGCAAGGCCCAGGTGGAAATCATCACTGATGGAGAGGAGCCAGCAGAGATGATTCAGGTTGGGGACATTGGGGTGGGCTGCTGGAAGGTGCTGTTTGGATATGGCCAAGAGAGACAGCGATAAGCTGGGAGCATGAAGATGGCTGACAAAGGAGTGGCAGG carries:
- the Capg gene encoding macrophage-capping protein, giving the protein MYTPIPQSGSPFPASVQDPGLHIWRVEKLKPVPIARDNHGVFFSGDSYLVLHNGPEEASHLHLWIGQQSSRDEQGACAVLAVHLNTLLGERPVQHREVQGNESDLFMSYFPRGLKYREGGVESAFHKTTSGATPAAIRKLYQVKGKKNIRATERALSWDSFNTGDCFILDLGQNIFAWCGAKSNILERNKARDLALAIRDSERQGKAQVEIITDGEEPAEMIQVLGPKPALKEGNPEEDITADQTNAQAAALYKVSDATGQMNLTKVADSSPFASELLIPDDCFVLDNGLCGKIYIWKGRKANEKERQAALQVADGFISRMRYSPNTQVEILPQGRESPIFKQFFKNWK